Genomic DNA from uncultured Methanospirillum sp.:
GTGGCTGCAAGGATGATGACCGAACACAACATCCGCCGTCTTCCTGTCGTGGATTCGGCTGGAGAACTGATCGGTCTTATCAGCGTAGCCGATCTGGTGCTTGCAATCGCCAGGATGAAGATCGAAGAAGAGATCAAGGATCGCCTGACAAGCCATACCTTTGCACTCTGGGAAGAGACTCCTCTGCCGCTGGTTGGCAGAATAATGGAGATTTCCGGGTTTGAAGCCATCCCTATCCTGAATAAGGAGAGCAAACTGCAGGGGATCATATCAGAGCGTGACCTTATCAGGTGTGCAATGATCGAGGACTCTGTTGAGACCTCTGATCTCTCCACTACCGGGACTGATGATGATGAATGGACATGGGAGAGCATCAGAGATGTTCACCACGTCAGTTATGGTATCTCCCGGGTTCAGCTCCCAAGCCGCCCGGTCAAGTCAGCGATGGTTACAAGTGTGGTAATGGTCCCGCCAAATGCTGAGGTCAGCGAGTGTGCCCTCAAGATGAAACGGGCCCGTGTTGACCAGCTCCCTGTCGTGAACGGGGACAACCGGCTCAAGAGCGTTCTCTTTGATCGGGATCTCATTAAGGTCCTTCTTGATGAGAAATACCAATAACAATCTTTAAATTATTGCAGGATGCTCTTAGCATAGGCATTTTTGCACCCTGCAATCCTTCTGCACTGCGTTTATATTATTCCTGGTGTTTGCTATGGCAGAACAGAATGAAACAATGAAAGGAACAACCACCGTCGGCATTGTATTTGAAGACGGGATAGTGCTCGCCAGCGAAAGGCGGGCAACGATGGGTTTTTTGATCTCAAATAAAACAGCTAAAAAGATCTACCAGATTGGCTCTCGGATCGGTCTTACCACTGCCGGTGGTGTCGGTGATGCCCAGCAGCTTGCCAAACTGATGACGGTAGAGGCAAACCTTTACGAGATTCGCCGTGGCAAAGCCATGTCTGTCAGTGCTGTATCAACGCTCCTCTCAAACATCCTGCATGGCAACCGGTATTATCCATACTATGTGCAACTTCTGATTGGTGGCGTTGATGAAACCGGTCCGGTCCTCTTCTCTGTTGATGCCGTTGGTGGCTCTTCACGCGAAGACAAGATCGTTGCCACTGGTTCGGGATCTCCAATGGCATACGGAGTACTAGAAGATAGATTCAAACCTGCCATGACCGAGAAGGAAGCATCCGAACTGGCGGTCCGTGCACTGCGGTCTGCAATCAAGCGTGATGCTGGTTCAGGAGAGAGTATGGCTGTTGTGGTCATCACGAAAGAAGCGTATCGTGAATTATCTGATACTGAAGTTACCCAGTTAATACCAAATTAAATATCCATTTTCAATTTTTTACTGCTTTTTTAGGACGGTTGTAATGTTAATCGAGGAACGACTCAAGGAACTGCACGAGAAGATCAAGCGAAAGGTACCAAAAGGTATCACAGTTGCATCGGTAGAGTTTGAAGGGCCTGAACTGGTCATCTATACAGATGATCCCAAGAGTTTTGCTGACCAGGACGATCTGATCAAGATCCTGGCCAGGGAACTTCGCAAACGCATCGTGGTTCGTCCGACGATCCTGGAGGATCCTGAACGGGCAGTCACCGCGATCAAAGAGGTCGTCGGGGAGAACGCAGGTATCACTGACATATTTTTTGAACAGGATTCCGGCGAGGTACTCATCGAGGCCGAAAAGCCTGGTGTTGTCATCGGCAAGAACGGGGCAACGCTCAGGGATATCACCAAGGAGATCGGGTGGACTCCCAAGGTTGTGCGGACACCGCCGATCGAGTCATCTACCGTCAAGCAGGTCAGGCAGTACCTCCGTGCAGCCCACCAGGAGCGTAAAGAACTGCTCCGCAGAATCGGGCGGCGTATCCACCGTGATGTAACCGCTAAGGACCAGTGGATCAGGGTCACGACCCTCGGCTGCTGCCGTGAGGTTGGTCGTGCTGCTTTTCTTCTTACAACTCCTGAAAGCCGTATCCTCATCGACTGTGGTGAGAACCCCGGGAACTCGACCTCAACGCCATATCTCTACGTGCCTGAGATCCACCCGCTCACCCAGCTGGACGCAGTCGTGCTTACCCATGCCCACCTTGATCACTGTGCATACATCCCTCTGCTCTACAAGTACGGATACACCGGGCCGGTCTACTCGACTCCGCCAACCCGTGATCTCGCGGCTATGCTCCAGCTCGATTACCTTGAGGTGATGAACAAGGAAGGTAATACCATCCCTTACTCCTCAAACGAGGTCAAGGAGTACATCAAGCACTCGATCGTCATCAACTACGGCTGTGTGACCGATATCGCCCCTGATATCAAACTCACCTTCCATAATGCAGGACATATTCTCGGCTCTGCTATCGCCCACTTCCATATCGGAGACGGCCTCTATAATGTCGCATTCACCGGTGATCTCCACTACGGCAAGAGCAGACTCTTCAATGCTGCAACAAACCACTTCCCGAGGCTTGAGGCTCTGCTCATGGAGTCCACATACGGTGGTGCAGGCGACATGCAGCCTCCCCGTGCAGAGGCTGAGGAAAAACTCTACAACATTCTCCGCGACGTAATCGGACGTGGCGGTAAGGTCATCATCCCTGCCTTCTCGGTCGGTCGTTCTCA
This window encodes:
- a CDS encoding beta-CASP ribonuclease aCPSF1, producing MLIEERLKELHEKIKRKVPKGITVASVEFEGPELVIYTDDPKSFADQDDLIKILARELRKRIVVRPTILEDPERAVTAIKEVVGENAGITDIFFEQDSGEVLIEAEKPGVVIGKNGATLRDITKEIGWTPKVVRTPPIESSTVKQVRQYLRAAHQERKELLRRIGRRIHRDVTAKDQWIRVTTLGCCREVGRAAFLLTTPESRILIDCGENPGNSTSTPYLYVPEIHPLTQLDAVVLTHAHLDHCAYIPLLYKYGYTGPVYSTPPTRDLAAMLQLDYLEVMNKEGNTIPYSSNEVKEYIKHSIVINYGCVTDIAPDIKLTFHNAGHILGSAIAHFHIGDGLYNVAFTGDLHYGKSRLFNAATNHFPRLEALLMESTYGGAGDMQPPRAEAEEKLYNILRDVIGRGGKVIIPAFSVGRSQEVMLAIEEGLRLEKLPKMKVYLDGMIKEATAIHTTYPEYLNSDLRNLIFKEGLNPFLSDCFEQVDSPDKREKVITGDPCVIITTSGMLNGGPVMEYLRNLGADERSALVFVGYQADGTLGRRIQKGWREIPIGNRETLVINLECFTVDGFSGHSDRRQLMNFVSHMQPKPEKIFTIHGEESKTLDLASSIYKKYHIQTMAPMNLETYRLV
- the psmB gene encoding archaeal proteasome endopeptidase complex subunit beta, with protein sequence MAEQNETMKGTTTVGIVFEDGIVLASERRATMGFLISNKTAKKIYQIGSRIGLTTAGGVGDAQQLAKLMTVEANLYEIRRGKAMSVSAVSTLLSNILHGNRYYPYYVQLLIGGVDETGPVLFSVDAVGGSSREDKIVATGSGSPMAYGVLEDRFKPAMTEKEASELAVRALRSAIKRDAGSGESMAVVVITKEAYRELSDTEVTQLIPN
- a CDS encoding CBS domain-containing protein, with translation MTTDVVTVEIPGNRDDVLKILKRTGISGVPVLKEGRLVGIITRKDLLHKPEENQLALLMTPSPLTIQADATIFVAARMMTEHNIRRLPVVDSAGELIGLISVADLVLAIARMKIEEEIKDRLTSHTFALWEETPLPLVGRIMEISGFEAIPILNKESKLQGIISERDLIRCAMIEDSVETSDLSTTGTDDDEWTWESIRDVHHVSYGISRVQLPSRPVKSAMVTSVVMVPPNAEVSECALKMKRARVDQLPVVNGDNRLKSVLFDRDLIKVLLDEKYQ